A window of Bacillus sp. DX3.1 genomic DNA:
TAAATATAGAAAAATAATGAGTGCGGCAATATTACTGCCAAAATTTAATACCTTTGCATTTCCGGCAGATTGAAGAAAATCAAATCCAACCATTAAGAAAGCAAATAATAGAAATGAGCCGGTTCCGGCACCAAAAAATCCATCATAAAATCCAATAATGAAAATGACGCAAGAGAAGACAATCGCCTTCTTATAGTTCATGCCTTTATAACTCGCATCTTTTCCCCAATCTTTTTTCATAATCGTATAAATGGCAACGCCAATTAATAATACAAGTACTAACGGTTTTAATACTTCAGAAGAAATATGTTTCACGACAAAGGCACCAAGAACAGAACCTATAAATGTTAACGGAAATAACTTGGAGACTAATTTGAAATTAACGTTACCAGATCGAATAAATGAAACGGTACTCATAAGTGCTCCCATTGAACTTGCCAGTTTATTTGTGGCAATGGCTGTTGTTGGTGGAAGTCCAGTAAATAATAGTGCCGGTATAGAAATTAAACCGCCGCCCCCTACGACAGAGTCGATAAATGCAGCTAAAAATCCAGCAAGAATTAAGAAAAGCAGTGTATAAAGATTAATGTCCTCCATATGTATACCCCCTATGTAAAAATAAAAGATAATAGTCACTACTTAAATAGTATCTATTATAAAGGGATATGTAAATGAAAACTTCAACAACTCTATTCATCCATTTACTAATTTTGTTTTTATAGTTACTATGATAGTAATGACTATCGTAAATGTTTTAGCAAATATAACTCTTATAGGAGGGTTACAATGGACGATTTACTACAAAAAATTCAAATGCTCGGTCTCAATCAATATGAAACGAAAGCCTATGTAACGTTAGTTCGCCAAGGGGCTTCAAGTGCCTATCAAGTTAGTAAAAATTCAGGTGTACCTCGTGCTCGCATATATGAAATACTGAATGATCTTGAACAAAAAGGCGTAGTGATGAAAGAGGAAATAAATGAAGCTGTGCAATATTCTCCGTTGCCAGTAGATGTTTTTTTAGAAGCAGTAAAGGAAAAATGGGAAGAAACATATGCGTATGTTGAAAAAAATTTAAAAGGGTTTGAGAGAGAAGAGCCAGAAGTTGATCCACGTGTGACCACTCTAAAAGGAGAAGAAAATATACTTGCTTTTTGCCGAATATTAATTCGCAGAGCACAAAAAAAAGTGATTCTATCTATGTGGAATCCAATGTATGAAAAACTCTTGAATGATTTACAAGCAAAACAGGAGGAATGTAGTTTAAAAGGAATCGTGTTTCAAGTAGAAGAGCCTTTACCTGGATTAGAAGTTCATCGCAAGACAAGCTATGTCGATAATATCGGAAATCATAAATGGTTCATCTTGTCTATTGATGGAAAAGAGATGGTATATGGACATTCTATAGAGCAAAAAGGTAATGCATTTTACACAGATGATCCTGTGCATGTGTACTTACTAGAGAATTATATATGGCATGATATATTAGTGAATCGTTTAGTGAAAGATAATGAACAAAACATAGATTCTTGGATTGCGCCAGAAAGAGATAAGTTCTTTAAAATATAATCCTAATTTTTTAGAAAAGTGCAGAATTGTTATATAAATACAAATTAAAAAACCGACATAAAACCCTTCTTTTTAGGTGGGAGAGAGTATCCGGCCATGCATAGAAGCGGTCAGATCCTTTTCCTGCCCAGACATAGTGAAAACAAAGAGAGAAAACGAGTGCAGGTCACCTTTTGTTATCCATAGCCGCGGCTTATATGTCGAAAAATCAAAATGGATTTATATAGTTTGGTGAATT
This region includes:
- a CDS encoding TSUP family transporter — protein: MEDINLYTLLFLILAGFLAAFIDSVVGGGGLISIPALLFTGLPPTTAIATNKLASSMGALMSTVSFIRSGNVNFKLVSKLFPLTFIGSVLGAFVVKHISSEVLKPLVLVLLIGVAIYTIMKKDWGKDASYKGMNYKKAIVFSCVIFIIGFYDGFFGAGTGSFLLFAFLMVGFDFLQSAGNAKVLNFGSNIAALIIFLYLDVVNFAYGIPMGLAMILGAFVGSNFAIKKGVSYVRILFIIVTLFLIGKNIIDYLRIF
- a CDS encoding TrmB family transcriptional regulator, which encodes MDDLLQKIQMLGLNQYETKAYVTLVRQGASSAYQVSKNSGVPRARIYEILNDLEQKGVVMKEEINEAVQYSPLPVDVFLEAVKEKWEETYAYVEKNLKGFEREEPEVDPRVTTLKGEENILAFCRILIRRAQKKVILSMWNPMYEKLLNDLQAKQEECSLKGIVFQVEEPLPGLEVHRKTSYVDNIGNHKWFILSIDGKEMVYGHSIEQKGNAFYTDDPVHVYLLENYIWHDILVNRLVKDNEQNIDSWIAPERDKFFKI